One genomic region from Bacillota bacterium encodes:
- a CDS encoding fibronectin/fibrinogen-binding protein, producing the protein MAFDGIAAVRIVAELNQKLINSRMVKIYQPDRHTVILHLRSLGQTHKLVISADPVNARIHTTQHSAENPQNPPAFCMLLRKYLEPSRVMEIKQHELERIIVIKFETFDPNLGTTIKSLVFELMGRNSNIILIDQDWVILDAIHRNSDENHPRPIMPGLSYKLPPVNTKLNPLGVSEPEAIAEIRLFPAQTPIFKGLVNIFQGLSPQGAAEVCRRAGIDPQTLKQDLSLQEMEALWKNLHKFITVKEPPVLVQSAKPDFFAYRLTDVPDQLEFTSLDELVDDFYHYRIHTHQVRQKAGALQTQINTHLKRLRKKEQIQRNTLKAAEDADQWQKMGELILANLYKITKGDHSVTAVDYYDPNQHEITIELDPSLGPSENAQRYFKRYNKAKNSREITKKLLNLTVMERQYLEEVMVQLEQADDLEVLGEIENELIKEGFIRTKRSKKQNGDFHRKAKPYQEYAASDGTVILLGRNNRQNDLLTFRVAKPDDIWLHAQNIPGSHVILRADQGVSEEALSEAAALAAYYSKHRNSPKVPVDYTERKHVHKPKGAKPGFVTYNHFKTITADPTKLQNLPKKVN; encoded by the coding sequence ATGGCCTTTGATGGCATCGCTGCAGTAAGAATTGTCGCTGAACTGAACCAAAAACTGATTAACTCCAGAATGGTTAAAATTTACCAGCCAGACCGGCACACGGTAATTCTCCATCTCCGGAGTCTCGGTCAAACCCATAAACTGGTAATTTCTGCCGATCCGGTCAATGCCCGCATCCATACTACACAGCATTCAGCAGAAAACCCGCAGAATCCTCCGGCTTTCTGCATGCTTTTGCGAAAATACTTAGAACCGAGCCGAGTAATGGAGATTAAGCAGCACGAATTAGAGCGGATTATTGTAATTAAGTTTGAAACTTTTGATCCGAATCTCGGCACCACCATTAAAAGTTTAGTTTTTGAACTAATGGGACGAAACAGCAATATAATATTAATCGATCAGGATTGGGTGATTCTGGACGCCATTCACCGCAACAGCGACGAAAACCATCCCCGACCGATTATGCCCGGTCTTTCTTACAAGCTGCCGCCGGTGAACACCAAACTCAACCCTTTAGGCGTGTCTGAACCTGAGGCTATTGCAGAAATCAGGCTGTTTCCCGCCCAGACACCGATTTTCAAAGGACTGGTTAATATCTTTCAAGGCTTAAGCCCACAGGGCGCCGCCGAGGTCTGCCGCCGCGCCGGTATCGATCCCCAAACCTTAAAACAGGACTTATCTTTACAAGAAATGGAAGCCTTATGGAAGAACCTCCATAAGTTTATTACTGTTAAAGAACCGCCGGTACTGGTTCAAAGCGCTAAACCAGATTTCTTTGCCTATCGGCTGACAGATGTACCCGATCAGTTAGAGTTTACCAGCCTTGATGAGCTGGTAGATGACTTCTACCACTACCGCATCCATACTCATCAGGTACGGCAGAAAGCAGGGGCGCTTCAAACCCAGATCAATACTCATCTTAAACGTCTGCGCAAAAAAGAACAGATCCAGCGAAATACCCTTAAAGCAGCTGAAGATGCGGACCAGTGGCAGAAAATGGGCGAGCTGATTCTAGCCAACCTGTATAAAATCACTAAAGGTGACCACAGCGTTACCGCCGTGGATTATTACGATCCAAATCAACATGAGATCACCATTGAACTGGATCCGTCGCTAGGTCCCAGTGAAAATGCCCAGCGCTATTTCAAGCGGTACAATAAAGCCAAAAACAGCAGGGAGATCACGAAAAAACTGCTGAACCTAACAGTCATGGAACGCCAATATTTAGAGGAAGTGATGGTGCAGCTGGAGCAGGCTGATGATCTCGAGGTTTTAGGGGAAATAGAAAATGAGCTGATCAAAGAAGGATTTATCAGAACGAAGCGGTCGAAAAAGCAGAACGGGGATTTTCATCGGAAAGCCAAACCCTATCAGGAATACGCTGCCTCCGACGGCACTGTGATTTTGCTGGGCCGCAATAACCGCCAAAACGATCTGCTTACCTTTAGAGTTGCTAAACCAGACGATATCTGGCTCCACGCTCAAAATATACCGGGAAGCCACGTCATTCTTCGGGCTGATCAGGGAGTGTCGGAGGAAGCTTTATCAGAAGCTGCAGCGCTGGCCGCTTATTATTCGAAGCACAGGAACAGCCCCAAAGTGCCGGTGGACTACACCGAACGAAAGCATGTCCACAAACCGAAGGGGGCAAAACCGGGTTTTGTAACTTACAACCATTTTAAAACAATTACCGCTGATCCAACCAAACTGCAAAACCTGCCTAAAAAAGTTAATTAA
- a CDS encoding ABC transporter permease: MTGENSYSSEHKQYLKRIRRRRQVIVVSQILFLAALLALWELASSSGWINEFIASKPSRAWTAAVNLFNRGELWRHLGYTIGETVLGFTVGTLAGIIIAALLWWSDFLSKVLDPYIVILNSIPKVALGPVFIVWLGTGLKPVIAMAIATSIIVTIMMVHNGFKTIDPNKIKLMRTFGATRLQIFTKVVVPASVPTMIAALKVSVGLSLVGTIVGEFLGSKAGLGYLIVYGGQIFNMSLVMAAVIMLSIVSALLYYLVTLLERKVVKFHE; encoded by the coding sequence ATGACCGGTGAAAACTCCTATTCATCCGAGCACAAGCAGTATTTGAAGCGGATCCGCCGCCGCAGGCAGGTAATAGTGGTCTCGCAGATCCTTTTCCTCGCCGCTTTACTTGCTCTGTGGGAGCTGGCATCGTCCTCCGGGTGGATCAACGAGTTTATTGCCTCTAAGCCATCGCGGGCTTGGACAGCAGCGGTAAATTTGTTTAATCGCGGAGAATTATGGCGTCATCTTGGTTACACTATAGGGGAGACAGTTCTCGGTTTTACAGTCGGGACTTTGGCAGGCATTATCATTGCGGCGCTGCTGTGGTGGTCTGATTTCCTCTCCAAAGTGCTGGATCCCTATATTGTCATTCTCAACAGCATCCCCAAAGTAGCGCTTGGACCCGTCTTTATCGTCTGGCTGGGAACCGGGTTAAAGCCAGTTATCGCCATGGCTATAGCTACATCAATTATCGTTACCATCATGATGGTTCACAATGGCTTTAAAACAATCGATCCCAATAAGATTAAGCTGATGCGCACATTTGGAGCTACGCGACTGCAGATCTTCACCAAAGTGGTTGTCCCAGCCAGTGTGCCCACGATGATTGCGGCATTAAAGGTCAGCGTCGGCCTTTCGCTGGTGGGCACCATTGTTGGGGAGTTTCTCGGCTCGAAGGCCGGTTTAGGCTATCTGATTGTCTACGGCGGCCAAATCTTCAACATGTCGCTGGTGATGGCAGCGGTGATCATGCTTTCAATTGTATCGGCCCTGCTCTATTATCTGGTGACGCTGCTGGAGCGGAAGGTAGTCAAATTTCATGAGTAA
- a CDS encoding iron-containing alcohol dehydrogenase, whose amino-acid sequence MLNFRFLSSTQIIFGRDTENLVGAEVKKYADKVLLHYGGGSVKKTGLYDRVTASLKAAGVEVFELGGVKPNPHLSLVKEGIELCRRHDIPFILAVGGGSAIDSAKAIGVGVPYEGDVWDFYSGKAVPEQTLPVGVILTIAAAGSEASKSSVITNEDGWFKRGLNVELIRPKFAIMNPELTFTVPPYQTASGIADIMAHIMERYFTTTPDVELTDRLCEAVLKTIISCAYRVMENPEDYNARAQIMRASTIAHDDSLSTGRTGDWASHQIEHEISGIYDVAHGAGLAIVFPAWMKYVYKHNIPRFAQFAHRVWDVDIKFENLESTALEGIRRLERFFTDIGLPTRLSHLDIGDDRLEEMADKCKMSSDNTVGQFVKLTRDDVLEIYKLAL is encoded by the coding sequence GTGCTTAATTTTCGTTTTCTCAGTTCTACCCAGATTATCTTTGGCAGAGACACCGAGAATTTAGTCGGAGCGGAAGTCAAAAAATACGCGGACAAGGTGCTGCTCCACTACGGGGGAGGCAGCGTCAAGAAAACCGGGTTATATGATCGGGTTACTGCGTCGCTGAAAGCTGCCGGTGTTGAGGTGTTTGAGCTGGGGGGAGTCAAACCGAATCCCCATCTCAGCCTAGTTAAGGAAGGTATTGAGCTGTGCCGCAGGCACGATATCCCCTTCATCCTAGCGGTAGGGGGCGGAAGCGCTATCGATTCAGCGAAAGCCATCGGTGTGGGCGTTCCTTATGAGGGAGATGTGTGGGATTTTTACTCGGGTAAAGCGGTTCCAGAACAGACGCTGCCGGTAGGTGTTATTTTGACAATCGCTGCGGCCGGAAGCGAAGCCAGCAAGAGCAGTGTAATTACCAACGAGGACGGCTGGTTCAAGCGGGGTCTCAATGTGGAATTGATCCGTCCCAAGTTTGCCATAATGAACCCGGAACTGACCTTTACTGTACCTCCGTATCAGACAGCCAGCGGTATCGCTGATATTATGGCCCATATCATGGAGCGGTACTTCACCACGACTCCTGATGTGGAGTTAACCGACCGCCTCTGTGAAGCGGTACTGAAGACGATTATCAGCTGCGCTTACCGTGTTATGGAAAATCCCGAGGATTACAATGCCCGGGCCCAAATTATGCGGGCCAGCACTATTGCTCACGATGATTCGCTGAGTACGGGAAGGACCGGTGATTGGGCGTCGCATCAAATTGAGCATGAAATCAGCGGCATTTACGATGTAGCCCATGGTGCCGGCTTAGCGATCGTGTTCCCAGCCTGGATGAAGTATGTCTACAAGCACAATATCCCCAGATTTGCCCAATTCGCTCACCGGGTATGGGATGTGGACATTAAGTTTGAGAACTTGGAATCAACAGCACTGGAAGGAATTAGGCGCCTTGAGCGGTTCTTCACTGACATCGGCCTGCCAACCAGATTAAGCCATCTTGACATTGGTGATGACCGCTTGGAAGAAATGGCCGATAAATGCAAGATGTCTAGTGATAATACGGTAGGCCAATTTGTGAAGCTGACCCGCGATGATGTGCTTGAAATCTACAAACTCGCATTATAG
- a CDS encoding prepilin peptidase, protein MALIWLLFSFGLVFGSFYNVLIYRIPKGKSIVFPRSQCPDCGHTLTAWELIPVFSYLIQRGKCRSCGEKISWEYPVVELTTAVGFAVCAYTAGSLNQLAVRLVFFSLLLIASVIDFKHKILPNVITIPGIILGVLAAVIGWTIPLTESLIGIFVGGGILFVIAAITRGMGMGDVKFLAMIGAFIGPLPTLGTLFLGSLFGSVSGIIYLAITKQGRKTPIPFGPFLALGAVVSALYFF, encoded by the coding sequence CATACCCAAAGGCAAATCAATCGTTTTTCCCCGGTCTCAATGTCCTGACTGCGGGCATACTTTGACTGCTTGGGAATTGATCCCGGTATTCAGCTATTTAATACAGCGGGGAAAATGCCGCAGCTGCGGTGAAAAAATTAGCTGGGAGTATCCGGTTGTGGAGCTCACCACAGCAGTGGGGTTCGCTGTGTGCGCTTATACAGCTGGTTCGCTCAATCAGTTGGCGGTAAGACTGGTATTTTTTTCTCTGCTTTTGATCGCTTCCGTGATTGATTTCAAGCATAAGATCCTGCCTAATGTGATCACTATTCCCGGGATTATCTTGGGGGTTTTGGCTGCGGTTATTGGCTGGACCATTCCCTTAACTGAAAGTTTGATTGGCATTTTTGTTGGTGGCGGGATTCTTTTTGTCATTGCCGCTATAACACGGGGAATGGGCATGGGTGATGTGAAGTTTCTAGCCATGATAGGGGCGTTTATCGGTCCGCTGCCGACTTTGGGAACATTGTTTTTAGGAAGTTTATTTGGTTCCGTGTCTGGCATTATCTATCTTGCCATTACCAAGCAGGGTCGGAAAACACCGATCCCCTTCGGGCCGTTTCTGGCCTTAGGGGCAGTGGTGTCAGCACTATATTTCTTCTAA
- a CDS encoding ABC transporter substrate-binding protein has protein sequence MSKQGWIAIICLAVAVALLLGGIADAKELERVTLSEVVRSVFYSPQYVALELGFFEDEGLDVQLETAWGADKGAAALISGSVDIGFFGPEAALYIYQQGSPEIIVGFAQLTARDGSFFMTRDLEEAFVWDNVRGKTIIGARPGGVPQMVLEWVLKQHGIEPFVDVEILTHFAFEAALGAFQAGVGDYIAQFEPAMSQLELIGGGKVVASLGAEAGPIAYTVYHARRSMLEERPEMLIKFTKALYRGQIWAHEHTPEEIAVVVASFFPEIDHDVLVSTINNYKSINAWQTSPIISEAAFRHLQEVMYEAGELFEFVPFEELMDNTIAEAAVSS, from the coding sequence ATGTCAAAGCAGGGGTGGATTGCGATCATCTGTTTAGCGGTAGCGGTAGCGCTGCTATTAGGAGGTATCGCTGATGCCAAGGAGTTAGAAAGGGTGACCTTATCTGAGGTTGTCCGCTCGGTATTTTACTCACCGCAGTACGTTGCCCTGGAACTTGGTTTCTTTGAGGATGAGGGCTTGGATGTGCAGCTGGAAACCGCGTGGGGCGCTGATAAAGGAGCCGCAGCTCTGATTTCCGGCTCGGTGGATATTGGGTTCTTTGGTCCAGAGGCAGCCCTGTATATCTACCAGCAGGGATCACCGGAGATCATTGTTGGTTTTGCGCAGCTGACAGCCCGCGATGGTTCATTTTTTATGACTCGGGATCTTGAGGAAGCTTTTGTCTGGGATAATGTGCGGGGAAAAACCATTATTGGGGCCAGACCCGGCGGCGTGCCGCAAATGGTTTTAGAATGGGTACTGAAACAGCACGGAATTGAGCCTTTTGTTGATGTGGAGATTCTAACGCACTTTGCCTTTGAAGCTGCCTTAGGAGCGTTCCAGGCGGGGGTAGGAGATTATATAGCTCAGTTTGAACCGGCCATGAGCCAGCTGGAGCTGATCGGTGGCGGCAAAGTTGTGGCATCTTTAGGAGCGGAAGCAGGACCAATTGCTTACACTGTCTACCATGCCCGCCGAAGCATGCTTGAGGAGCGGCCGGAGATGCTGATCAAGTTTACTAAAGCCCTCTACCGCGGCCAGATTTGGGCCCATGAGCATACACCAGAAGAAATAGCAGTGGTTGTGGCTTCGTTTTTCCCAGAAATTGATCATGATGTTTTGGTGAGCACCATCAACAACTACAAGAGCATCAATGCTTGGCAGACCTCTCCCATTATTTCCGAAGCAGCATTCAGACATCTGCAGGAAGTAATGTATGAGGCGGGAGAGCTCTTCGAGTTTGTGCCTTTTGAAGAACTGATGGATAATACCATCGCTGAGGCAGCGGTTAGCAGCTAG
- a CDS encoding serine/threonine protein kinase, translating to MSQSLPGLNRYVIKSKLGEGGFGQVYYSWDRQLNRETAVKVLENNRLALTEAQILAGFDHPNIVKLYDVVSSGSALYLVMEFVPGPTLLEQKLDLDQILDVGIQCCEALDAVHQRGLVHLDVKPHNLLYDPKTNTCKLTDFGAAARRQLKDKQIVGTPKYIAPEQRQGQAVDARADLYALAKVLGELIEVNQISQVPGSLKKLLNEAGSADINQRPRTASELQRKLISVKAGWLADLRAERERLRRVKELVIDNYPLLTACFNALLAGAVLWTLWQQPVLRALDFYDPVFKQFMGPAAAVLVGFISPALACLLIAVLVLLPLWQVWPGLALVCGLILLILAGKIYRYPGLSLMIALTAVWMPGFPWLLPVLVGYFRSAGAAVGGGLALGFAAYFINCIQHTQAYQSLKFIPLGFDSALIAAEIYEVLGLGVDWLFDPSFGLTLQGVLMGLGARWIGSRGTLGMVLYLLSTAAAVFIIDPDLIWQWGGIMLILCGAIWVHDLFLEDEPTQQLQTRETEIVPNKF from the coding sequence ATGTCTCAGTCATTACCAGGATTAAATCGCTATGTGATCAAATCTAAACTGGGTGAAGGGGGATTTGGGCAGGTTTACTACAGCTGGGACCGGCAGTTGAATCGGGAAACAGCGGTTAAAGTGCTGGAGAATAATCGGCTCGCCCTGACCGAAGCTCAGATTTTGGCCGGTTTTGATCATCCCAATATCGTGAAACTATACGATGTGGTTTCTAGCGGCAGCGCCCTTTATTTAGTGATGGAATTTGTACCCGGTCCGACTCTGCTCGAGCAGAAGCTGGACTTAGATCAGATTCTCGATGTCGGCATCCAGTGCTGCGAAGCCTTGGATGCGGTGCATCAGCGGGGGTTGGTGCACCTTGATGTTAAACCGCACAATCTGCTCTATGATCCGAAGACAAATACCTGCAAATTAACGGACTTTGGCGCGGCAGCCCGCCGGCAGCTGAAAGATAAACAAATTGTGGGAACACCGAAATATATTGCTCCCGAGCAGCGCCAGGGACAGGCTGTTGATGCTCGGGCTGATCTCTATGCTTTAGCCAAGGTGCTTGGAGAGCTGATCGAAGTTAATCAGATCTCACAAGTGCCCGGAAGCTTAAAAAAGCTTTTAAATGAAGCGGGAAGTGCAGATATTAATCAGCGTCCGCGCACCGCTTCCGAACTGCAGCGCAAGCTGATTAGTGTTAAAGCAGGTTGGCTTGCCGATTTAAGGGCGGAGCGGGAGCGCTTGCGGCGGGTGAAGGAGTTAGTGATCGATAATTATCCGCTTCTGACAGCCTGTTTTAATGCCCTGCTTGCCGGAGCAGTGCTGTGGACTTTATGGCAGCAGCCGGTGTTAAGAGCTTTGGATTTTTATGATCCGGTATTTAAGCAGTTTATGGGTCCCGCTGCAGCGGTACTGGTGGGGTTTATTTCACCAGCATTAGCCTGTTTGTTGATTGCAGTGCTGGTACTGCTGCCGTTATGGCAGGTCTGGCCGGGATTGGCTTTAGTGTGCGGGCTGATTCTGCTGATTCTGGCCGGGAAGATTTACCGCTATCCGGGGCTCAGCCTGATGATCGCGCTGACGGCAGTGTGGATGCCGGGATTTCCTTGGCTGCTGCCGGTTTTAGTTGGCTATTTTAGAAGCGCTGGGGCAGCAGTGGGTGGAGGTTTGGCTTTAGGTTTTGCAGCCTATTTTATCAATTGCATTCAGCATACCCAAGCTTATCAGAGCCTTAAGTTTATTCCGCTTGGTTTTGACAGCGCTTTGATTGCTGCTGAGATTTATGAAGTGCTGGGACTTGGAGTTGATTGGCTTTTCGATCCTAGCTTCGGACTAACACTCCAGGGAGTGCTGATGGGCCTTGGCGCAAGGTGGATCGGCAGCCGGGGAACACTGGGCATGGTGTTATATCTGCTCTCCACCGCTGCCGCAGTATTTATTATCGATCCTGATTTAATCTGGCAGTGGGGAGGAATAATGCTGATTTTGTGCGGCGCAATCTGGGTTCATGATCTCTTTCTGGAAGATGAGCCAACGCAGCAGCTGCAAACCAGAGAAACTGAAATTGTACCGAACAAATTTTAA
- a CDS encoding ABC transporter ATP-binding protein — protein MPKLEIKDVSLRYHTIDGEIEALKDFNLSVNAKEFISIVGPSGCGKSTLLSLVAGLIKPTAGEVRLDGSPVVGTTQKIGYMLQQDYLFEWRTILDNALLGLEVMRKKTPENTARVKQMLVDYGLSGFEHNYPQQLSGGMRQRVALIRTLAVEPEVLLLDEPFSALDYQTRLAVAEDVSRILCEYEKTIIMVTHDISEAISMADRVIVMTPRPGSVQSEHLIDFGPDCLERSPLKRRESPRFREYFSAIWKELNRNDR, from the coding sequence ATGCCGAAACTGGAGATAAAGGATGTATCGCTCCGCTACCATACGATTGATGGTGAAATTGAGGCCTTAAAAGACTTTAATCTCTCTGTAAATGCGAAAGAGTTTATCAGCATTGTGGGACCGAGCGGCTGCGGCAAATCGACGCTTTTGTCGTTAGTTGCCGGGCTGATCAAGCCCACAGCGGGTGAGGTGCGCCTGGACGGCAGTCCGGTCGTGGGAACTACGCAGAAAATCGGCTATATGCTGCAGCAGGATTATCTATTTGAATGGCGCACCATTTTGGATAACGCTCTTTTAGGCCTCGAAGTAATGCGTAAGAAAACACCGGAGAACACTGCCAGGGTGAAGCAGATGCTGGTGGATTACGGTTTATCCGGCTTTGAGCACAACTACCCGCAGCAATTAAGCGGGGGAATGCGGCAGCGAGTAGCCTTGATCCGCACCTTGGCTGTAGAGCCAGAGGTACTGCTGCTTGATGAACCTTTTTCTGCTTTAGATTACCAGACTCGCTTAGCGGTGGCAGAAGATGTGAGCCGAATTCTGTGCGAGTATGAGAAAACGATTATCATGGTCACGCATGATATTTCTGAAGCCATCAGCATGGCCGATCGAGTAATCGTGATGACACCGCGGCCTGGATCAGTGCAGAGTGAGCATCTCATTGATTTCGGCCCGGACTGTCTCGAACGCTCGCCGCTTAAGCGACGGGAGTCACCGCGGTTTAGGGAGTACTTCAGTGCTATTTGGAAGGAGCTGAACAGAAATGACCGGTGA
- a CDS encoding tetratricopeptide repeat protein yields the protein MSRKLSAALLVVILLLGTAVVGAQQRSLRFENALQYLQYYSAGMDRIIPALQPLRQAAGSLKAAVDQDEMTDESLLLLGLIYLEQDDYSEARQVFSEYLKRNPDDGWVHVMLGDIDYYSGDYASALQRYVKAIMLGDYARAYYGIGLINMDQGITNDVIAAFAKAVELAPEFVEARIILAKAYFAVENYESAIEEFETAYLYKPRDGEIHYYLWQLYTIQGELDKANHSRDLAIQYNPDYAEIIGK from the coding sequence ATGTCGAGAAAATTAAGTGCAGCATTACTGGTAGTTATTCTGCTGTTAGGGACGGCAGTTGTGGGAGCACAGCAGCGGTCACTGCGGTTTGAAAATGCCCTCCAGTACCTGCAGTACTATTCCGCAGGGATGGATCGGATTATTCCGGCGCTGCAGCCGCTGAGACAGGCTGCCGGAAGCCTGAAAGCCGCGGTAGACCAGGATGAAATGACCGATGAATCGCTGCTGCTCTTGGGACTGATCTATTTGGAACAGGATGATTATTCCGAAGCTCGACAGGTTTTCAGTGAGTATCTTAAGCGCAACCCAGATGATGGCTGGGTGCATGTTATGCTTGGGGATATTGATTACTACAGCGGTGATTATGCCTCAGCGCTGCAGCGGTATGTGAAGGCAATTATGCTGGGCGATTATGCCCGGGCATATTACGGCATCGGTTTGATCAATATGGACCAGGGCATCACCAACGATGTGATAGCCGCGTTTGCTAAAGCAGTGGAGCTTGCTCCAGAGTTTGTGGAAGCCCGGATTATTCTCGCCAAAGCCTATTTTGCTGTGGAGAATTATGAGTCCGCGATTGAGGAATTCGAAACAGCGTATCTATATAAACCACGGGATGGAGAGATCCATTATTATCTCTGGCAGCTGTACACTATCCAAGGCGAACTTGATAAGGCCAATCACTCCCGCGATCTAGCGATTCAGTACAATCCTGATTATGCCGAGATCATTGGAAAATAA
- the purH gene encoding bifunctional phosphoribosylaminoimidazolecarboxamide formyltransferase/IMP cyclohydrolase, with translation MKMKSALLSVYDKTGIVDLAKRLVELDYRLISTGGTYKLLEENNVPVTYISEITDFPEILDGRVKTLHPRIHGGILARDEEKHLQELKSIGADLIDVVVVNLYPFEQVSQDPNASFADVIENIDIGGPTLLRAAAKNHARVTVVCDPADYAEVVKGLEAGALPEAERKRLAAKAFNHTAYYDTLIADYLGQPQLPEKMTVALAKVADLRYGENPHQKAAFYREMPKQAVSIADAKQLHGKALSYNNIYDAQAAWQLVSEFTEPCTVAVKHSNPCGLAVGEDLYQAYLRTYAGDPVSIFGGIVACNRAVDAKTAAEMNKIFLEVIIAPDFTDEALAILTKKANLRLLKLAPARDEGYDWKKVSGGFLIQEADTVDLDQNQLKVVTKRTPTDQEWEDLFFGWKVVKYVKSNAIVFCKNKQLIGVGAGQMNRVQSVRLAAGQAGEKAQEAVLCSDAFFPFADNIEEAAASGIKAIIQPGGSIRDEEVIAACDRFGIAMVFTGIRHFKH, from the coding sequence ATAAAAATGAAGTCGGCGTTGTTGAGCGTCTATGACAAGACGGGAATTGTTGATCTAGCTAAAAGGCTGGTAGAACTTGATTACCGGCTGATCAGCACAGGTGGGACTTATAAACTGCTGGAAGAGAATAATGTGCCGGTAACTTACATCTCGGAAATCACAGACTTTCCGGAGATTCTTGACGGCAGAGTGAAAACTCTCCATCCCCGCATTCATGGCGGCATTTTAGCCCGTGATGAGGAGAAGCATCTCCAAGAGCTGAAAAGCATTGGCGCAGATTTAATCGATGTGGTGGTTGTAAATTTATACCCTTTTGAACAAGTTTCGCAGGATCCAAACGCGAGTTTTGCTGATGTAATAGAAAACATCGATATCGGCGGACCAACGCTGTTAAGGGCGGCAGCCAAAAACCATGCTCGGGTCACAGTCGTCTGCGATCCAGCGGATTATGCAGAGGTAGTTAAAGGATTGGAAGCTGGAGCATTACCTGAAGCTGAGCGGAAGCGGCTGGCAGCTAAGGCTTTCAACCACACCGCTTATTACGACACACTTATTGCCGATTATTTGGGGCAGCCGCAGCTGCCGGAGAAAATGACAGTAGCTTTGGCTAAGGTTGCAGATCTGCGCTACGGTGAAAATCCCCATCAAAAAGCGGCCTTTTATCGGGAGATGCCAAAACAGGCGGTGAGCATTGCTGATGCGAAGCAGCTTCACGGGAAGGCGTTATCCTACAACAATATCTACGATGCCCAGGCAGCCTGGCAGTTAGTATCTGAATTTACTGAGCCCTGCACGGTTGCGGTTAAGCACAGCAACCCCTGCGGCTTAGCCGTCGGGGAAGATCTTTATCAAGCTTATCTGCGGACCTATGCAGGGGATCCGGTCTCGATTTTTGGCGGCATTGTTGCCTGCAACAGGGCAGTTGATGCGAAAACCGCAGCAGAGATGAATAAGATCTTCTTAGAAGTGATTATCGCTCCGGATTTTACCGATGAAGCTTTGGCGATTCTTACTAAGAAAGCGAATTTGCGCCTCTTAAAATTGGCTCCAGCTCGGGACGAGGGCTATGATTGGAAGAAGGTCTCCGGTGGTTTCCTGATTCAAGAAGCGGATACAGTAGATTTAGATCAGAATCAGCTGAAAGTCGTTACGAAGAGAACACCAACTGATCAGGAATGGGAAGACCTGTTCTTTGGTTGGAAGGTTGTAAAATACGTGAAATCCAATGCGATCGTATTCTGCAAGAATAAGCAGCTGATTGGTGTCGGGGCTGGACAGATGAATCGGGTCCAGTCGGTTAGGCTAGCGGCCGGTCAGGCAGGGGAAAAGGCACAGGAGGCAGTGCTCTGCTCCGATGCGTTTTTCCCATTTGCGGATAATATTGAAGAAGCTGCAGCAAGCGGAATTAAAGCCATCATTCAGCCAGGTGGTTCCATCCGAGACGAAGAAGTAATTGCCGCCTGCGACCGCTTTGGAATTGCCATGGTCTTTACGGGCATCCGCCATTTTAAACATTAA